The following are encoded together in the Ignavibacteriales bacterium genome:
- a CDS encoding ribonuclease Z produces the protein MKIHFIGTGSAKTSLNNYHTSLLISSHKYNLLIDTGDGISRALLKSSIDFNSINAILLTHLHPDHFSGLASLLVQMKLCKRKNPLTIFIHQELKKPVEDFIYQSYLFYERMDFKIIYKTFIQNDKIEVAESLAFISRKNSHLVQYEQYDKENKLSFYSGSFLFTCEGVNIFFTGDVGSEKDLLIFNDHLIDILISEVTHLKFESLIEFKFNHKSTKIFLVHLDEISSKSLSLMIKNHSEELIREFTIANDGLIVSN, from the coding sequence TTGAAAATCCATTTTATCGGAACCGGTTCGGCTAAAACTTCTCTCAATAATTATCATACTTCGCTTTTAATTTCTTCCCATAAATATAATTTATTGATTGATACCGGCGACGGAATTTCTCGTGCTCTGCTTAAATCGAGTATTGACTTCAATTCAATCAATGCAATTTTATTAACTCATTTACATCCTGATCATTTCAGCGGGCTTGCATCTTTGCTTGTGCAGATGAAACTTTGTAAGCGTAAAAATCCATTGACTATTTTTATTCATCAGGAATTAAAAAAGCCCGTTGAAGATTTTATTTATCAATCCTATCTTTTTTATGAACGAATGGATTTCAAAATTATTTATAAAACTTTTATTCAAAATGATAAGATTGAAGTTGCCGAAAGCCTTGCTTTTATTTCAAGGAAAAATTCTCATCTCGTTCAATACGAACAATACGATAAAGAAAATAAATTATCTTTTTACAGCGGCAGTTTCCTATTCACTTGTGAAGGGGTAAATATTTTTTTCACGGGTGATGTAGGAAGCGAAAAGGATCTGCTTATATTTAATGATCATTTGATTGATATACTGATCAGCGAAGTGACTCATCTCAAATTCGAAAGTCTAATCGAATTTAAGTTCAATCACAAATCAACAAAAATTTTCCTTGTTCATCTTGATGAAATAAGTAGCAAATCATTAAGTCTAATGATCAAAAATCATAGCGAAGAACTCATCAGGGAATTTACAATTGCCAATGATGGGCTTATAGTTTCGAATTAG
- a CDS encoding sigma-54-dependent Fis family transcriptional regulator — MTLEEFKKKFGIIGRSKEINDLADIIMQVAVSEISVLIYGESGVGKEVFARAIHGYSKRASKPLISVNCGAIPEGLMESELFGHKRGSFTGAVESRKGYFEIADGGTLFLDEIGETPLTTQVKLLRVIEMKEYIKVGAETVSKADVRLITATNQDLQQLVNARKFREDLYFRLKAVTLQLPPLRKRKEDIDLLAEHFIQAYCSANSIMPPQLTNDAILVLQEYNWPGNVRELKNTIETAVTLNRGKIIDASALQHLLIQSPPIEDSERSLPVFLKKSSEEVDRELMYRALFELKKDMIELKDLIKERNSEILVSPAFQSPQEVIPILELEKEAIKNALIVAKGKKRMAAKLLKMSERTLYRKLKDYEI; from the coding sequence ATGACATTAGAAGAATTCAAAAAAAAATTTGGAATAATTGGCAGATCGAAAGAAATAAATGATCTTGCCGATATCATAATGCAGGTTGCTGTCTCCGAAATATCGGTTCTGATTTATGGAGAAAGTGGAGTTGGCAAGGAAGTTTTTGCCCGTGCTATTCATGGTTATAGTAAGCGGGCATCGAAGCCACTAATAAGCGTTAATTGCGGTGCTATCCCCGAAGGATTGATGGAAAGTGAATTATTCGGGCATAAAAGGGGTTCATTTACAGGTGCAGTTGAAAGCCGCAAAGGATATTTTGAAATTGCTGACGGCGGTACTTTATTTCTTGACGAAATTGGCGAAACACCTTTAACCACGCAAGTAAAATTGCTGCGCGTAATTGAAATGAAAGAATATATAAAGGTTGGGGCTGAAACGGTTAGCAAAGCTGATGTTAGATTAATTACTGCTACTAACCAAGATTTACAGCAGCTTGTCAATGCAAGAAAGTTTAGAGAAGATTTATATTTTAGATTGAAAGCAGTCACACTGCAGTTACCCCCCCTTCGTAAGAGAAAAGAAGATATTGATTTACTTGCGGAACATTTTATACAGGCGTATTGTAGTGCAAATAGTATCATGCCGCCGCAGCTAACTAATGATGCAATATTGGTATTACAGGAATATAATTGGCCTGGTAATGTTCGAGAACTTAAAAATACAATCGAAACTGCTGTGACCTTAAATCGCGGAAAAATTATTGATGCTTCAGCATTACAACATTTGCTAATCCAATCACCGCCTATAGAAGATTCTGAAAGATCACTTCCCGTTTTTCTAAAAAAATCCTCAGAAGAGGTTGACCGTGAATTGATGTATCGTGCGTTATTCGAACTAAAAAAAGATATGATTGAATTAAAAGATTTAATTAAGGAGAGAAATTCAGAAATTCTCGTTTCCCCAGCTTTTCAATCTCCGCAGGAAGTAATTCCGATTCTAGAATTAGAAAAAGAAGCCATCAAAAATGCGTTAATTGTTGCCAAAGGCAAAAAACGAATGGCTGCAAAACTGCTCAAAATGAGTGAACGAACTCTTTATCGCAAATTAAAGGACTACGAAATTTGA
- a CDS encoding glycosyltransferase produces the protein MEDIVLIGYFLSLTILFIFGLHGFIMMYYHHKYRDVKHKQKKEIDTDSIVTIQLPLYNEIYVVERLIDAVCEIDYPKDKMEIQVLDDSTDETINVVAKKIKEKFDLGFDIKHVRRQSRVGFKAGALKEAMKSAKGDYIAIFDADFLPHKDFLKKTLSFFADEKVGMVQTRWEHLNGDYSILTKAQALALDGHFVIEQTVRNKAGFFINFNGTGGVWRKKCIEEAGNWHSDTLTEDLDLSYRAQLIGWRFVFLKDFTSPAELPSEINALKAQQFRWTKGAIETAKKVLPLVWKSKVPLRIKLQATFHLTNNLVFPFILLAAILNVPLIFIKNSGSHEAYFAIMSLFVLAFISSFLFYLYSQKDIRTDWRKKIVLFPLFMAGSMGFAVNNSRAVIEGLLSRKSEFVRTPKFKVEKDGDSWKGNKYLNKKINFSVYVELLMAVYCLVGIISSLYFLEIAALPFQFLFFLGFSFVSLTSIKHAFQKT, from the coding sequence ATGGAAGACATAGTTTTAATAGGTTATTTCCTTTCGCTAACAATTTTATTCATCTTTGGACTTCATGGATTTATTATGATGTATTATCATCATAAGTACCGTGATGTTAAACATAAACAGAAAAAAGAAATTGATACAGATTCAATTGTTACAATTCAGCTTCCCCTATATAATGAAATTTATGTAGTTGAAAGATTAATTGATGCTGTCTGTGAAATTGATTATCCAAAAGATAAAATGGAAATCCAGGTGCTTGATGATTCGACTGACGAAACAATTAATGTTGTCGCAAAAAAAATTAAAGAAAAATTCGATCTCGGTTTTGATATCAAACATGTTAGACGTCAGTCAAGAGTAGGATTCAAAGCAGGTGCTTTAAAAGAAGCTATGAAAAGTGCCAAGGGAGATTACATCGCAATTTTCGATGCTGATTTTCTTCCGCACAAAGATTTTTTGAAAAAGACCTTATCATTCTTCGCTGACGAAAAAGTTGGTATGGTGCAAACAAGATGGGAGCATCTCAACGGTGATTATTCAATCCTTACTAAAGCACAAGCTCTCGCTCTGGATGGTCATTTTGTAATTGAACAAACAGTAAGAAACAAAGCAGGGTTCTTTATTAACTTTAATGGTACCGGCGGTGTTTGGCGCAAGAAGTGTATCGAGGAAGCAGGCAACTGGCATTCAGATACATTGACAGAAGATCTTGATTTAAGTTATCGTGCTCAGCTTATCGGATGGAGATTTGTTTTCTTAAAAGATTTCACCTCCCCTGCAGAACTTCCTTCCGAAATAAATGCTCTCAAAGCACAGCAATTTAGATGGACAAAAGGGGCAATTGAAACTGCTAAAAAAGTTTTACCTCTTGTTTGGAAGTCAAAAGTTCCACTAAGAATAAAATTGCAAGCTACTTTTCACTTAACCAACAACCTGGTTTTCCCTTTTATTTTGCTTGCAGCTATTTTAAATGTTCCATTAATATTTATCAAGAATAGTGGTTCGCACGAAGCATATTTTGCGATTATGTCTCTATTTGTTCTCGCTTTCATAAGCTCTTTTTTATTCTATCTTTATTCACAAAAAGATATTCGCACTGATTGGCGAAAGAAGATTGTTTTATTTCCACTATTTATGGCTGGAAGTATGGGCTTTGCTGTTAACAATTCGCGTGCAGTGATTGAAGGATTACTAAGCCGCAAAAGTGAATTTGTTCGCACCCCTAAATTCAAAGTTGAAAAGGATGGTGATAGCTGGAAAGGAAATAAATACCTCAATAAGAAAATCAATTTTTCGGTTTATGTTGAATTACTTATGGCAGTTTATTGTTTAGTGGGAATAATTTCATCTTTGTACTTTTTAGAAATTGCCGCACTGCCGTTTCAGTTTTTATTTTTCTTAGGTTTTTCTTTCGTATCATTAACTTCAATCAAACATGCCTTTCAGAAAACCTGA